One Parageobacillus sp. KH3-4 genomic region harbors:
- a CDS encoding LacI family DNA-binding transcriptional regulator, giving the protein MVRLKDIAERAGVSTATVSYVLNNKGNVSEETRKKILKILDELEYKPNQIAKSLKTRKTSTVGVIVEDITVFNAPEIIDGINECAEAHGFSILLTNLRLYKRIGNNFSNVDKCKHLITNAVDSLLSKQVDGIIYIGVHTRDVTGLISEIDKPLVYTYCFADSGYSVNYDDEFASFEATNYLIEKGHRKIALISGLIDSIPAHERFNGYHKALMKHQLILNPSYVKTGDWSYESGYKMAKDLLLQKEPPTAILAMNDLMAGGVLEACRELGIQVPQDLSVIGFDNRECSLYYTPKLTTMDLPLRKMGAKSMEKILRLLSGELETIEMNTKLRCQLIVRESVSSPR; this is encoded by the coding sequence ATGGTTAGACTTAAAGATATTGCAGAAAGAGCAGGAGTGTCTACAGCAACCGTATCGTATGTTTTAAACAATAAAGGTAATGTTAGCGAAGAAACAAGAAAAAAGATTTTGAAGATTTTAGATGAATTAGAGTATAAACCTAACCAAATAGCGAAGAGTTTAAAAACCCGGAAAACGAGCACGGTCGGGGTTATTGTGGAGGATATTACTGTTTTTAATGCCCCTGAAATTATTGATGGAATTAACGAGTGTGCCGAAGCACATGGTTTTTCGATACTTTTGACGAATTTAAGATTGTATAAAAGAATAGGAAATAATTTTTCTAATGTAGACAAGTGTAAGCATTTGATTACCAATGCTGTAGATAGTTTATTAAGTAAACAAGTGGACGGAATTATTTATATAGGAGTTCATACGAGGGATGTTACGGGATTAATATCGGAAATAGACAAACCATTAGTATATACATATTGCTTCGCTGATTCGGGATATTCTGTAAACTATGATGATGAATTTGCTTCTTTTGAAGCGACAAATTACCTTATTGAGAAGGGGCATCGGAAAATCGCTCTCATCAGCGGATTAATTGATTCGATTCCGGCTCATGAAAGATTTAATGGGTACCATAAAGCGCTTATGAAACACCAACTTATCCTTAATCCGTCGTATGTGAAAACAGGGGATTGGAGTTACGAAAGCGGTTATAAGATGGCAAAAGATTTATTACTACAAAAGGAGCCTCCGACGGCGATTTTAGCGATGAATGATCTGATGGCAGGCGGAGTTCTTGAGGCTTGCAGAGAGCTTGGTATCCAAGTGCCTCAAGATTTATCGGTGATTGGCTTTGACAATAGAGAGTGTAGCCTATATTATACGCCAAAGTTAACAACAATGGATCTTCCTTTAAGAAAAATGGGTGCCAAATCTATGGAAAAAATATTGAGACTGCTGAGTGGAGAATTGGAAACGATAGAAATGAATACAAAACTTCGATGCCAATTAATTGTGCGGGAATCTGTATCTTCCCCACGCTAA
- a CDS encoding beta-L-arabinofuranosidase domain-containing protein, protein MHKLVRNGLEPVPFTKVTIEDHFWAPRIRINREHTIPFQYQKCKETGRIDAFKLDWKPGMEPVPHIFWDSDVAKWIEAASYSLATHPDPGLERLVDEVIDLVASAQQPDGYLNIYFTVVEPEKRWTDLRDAHELYCAGHLIEAGVAHYEATGKRKLLDVVCRYADYIDTVFGPEENKKKGYCGHPEIELALVKLYRVTGEERYLKLSKFFVDERGKEPNYFEEEKKKYGPGYFEELFKTFDNLKEYNQSHKPVREQDKAVGHAVRAMYLYCAMADLAKETGDESLKIACERLWENVHKKNMYITGGIGSTAKHEGFTFDYDLPNETAYAETCAAIGLVFWNHRMLQLDCSGKYADALERALYNGVISGISLDGTKFFYENPLASLGNVHRKEWFDVSCCPPNLARLLASLGQYMYSQNEKEVAVHLYIQGSVNLDVQGKSILLKQKTNYPWDGNILIDLEMEQPSTFALKLRIPGWARQATVKINGEVFDIKQHLEKNYVRIERKWNNHDQVELVFPMPIERVYTNPNVRYNRNCVAIQRGPLVYCLEGADNPEPLYRISLPKNEVLHSHFDEQLLGGVVKITGKAVFYNDFEWDGELYRTSLPAPRQFEFTAIPYYAWDNRKPGQMLVWIPEI, encoded by the coding sequence ATGCATAAGTTAGTGCGAAACGGCCTGGAACCTGTTCCATTTACGAAGGTAACTATTGAGGACCACTTTTGGGCTCCTCGAATACGCATAAATAGAGAGCATACAATTCCCTTTCAATATCAAAAATGTAAAGAGACTGGGCGCATTGATGCATTTAAATTGGATTGGAAGCCGGGAATGGAACCGGTTCCCCATATTTTTTGGGATTCGGATGTTGCCAAATGGATTGAAGCGGCTAGCTATAGTTTAGCAACGCATCCTGATCCTGGTCTAGAACGTTTAGTGGATGAGGTAATTGATTTAGTTGCATCTGCACAACAGCCGGACGGCTATTTAAATATCTATTTTACAGTTGTTGAACCGGAAAAAAGATGGACGGATCTTCGGGATGCCCATGAATTGTATTGTGCAGGGCACTTAATAGAAGCCGGTGTAGCTCATTATGAAGCGACGGGAAAGCGAAAACTGTTGGATGTTGTTTGTCGTTATGCGGATTACATCGATACCGTGTTTGGACCAGAGGAGAATAAGAAAAAAGGGTATTGCGGACATCCAGAGATTGAACTAGCGCTTGTGAAATTATATCGAGTGACTGGGGAAGAGCGGTATTTAAAACTTAGCAAGTTTTTTGTAGATGAACGTGGAAAGGAACCGAACTATTTTGAAGAAGAGAAGAAAAAGTATGGTCCTGGATACTTTGAAGAGTTATTCAAAACCTTTGACAACTTAAAAGAATATAATCAATCACATAAACCTGTGCGAGAGCAAGACAAAGCAGTGGGTCATGCTGTAAGGGCAATGTATCTTTATTGTGCTATGGCAGATTTAGCGAAAGAAACAGGAGATGAAAGCCTAAAAATAGCTTGTGAACGTTTGTGGGAGAATGTACACAAAAAAAATATGTATATTACTGGAGGAATCGGTTCAACGGCAAAGCACGAAGGGTTTACATTCGATTATGATTTGCCAAATGAGACAGCTTATGCCGAAACGTGTGCGGCGATTGGATTAGTATTCTGGAATCACCGCATGTTACAATTGGATTGTAGCGGAAAATATGCTGATGCGTTAGAACGTGCATTATATAATGGTGTTATCAGCGGAATTTCCTTGGATGGTACAAAATTCTTTTATGAGAACCCGTTGGCGAGTTTAGGAAATGTACACCGAAAAGAGTGGTTTGATGTATCTTGTTGTCCTCCTAACCTTGCACGTTTATTAGCCTCTCTTGGGCAGTATATGTATTCACAAAATGAGAAGGAAGTCGCTGTCCACTTATATATTCAAGGAAGTGTTAATTTAGATGTACAAGGAAAAAGTATTTTATTAAAACAGAAAACAAATTATCCATGGGATGGAAATATTTTGATCGATCTAGAAATGGAGCAGCCATCTACATTTGCTTTAAAACTGAGAATTCCAGGGTGGGCGCGCCAAGCGACAGTAAAAATAAACGGTGAAGTATTTGACATTAAGCAACATTTAGAAAAAAATTACGTGAGAATTGAACGGAAATGGAATAATCATGACCAGGTTGAACTCGTTTTTCCAATGCCAATTGAAAGAGTTTACACAAATCCTAATGTAAGATATAACAGAAATTGCGTTGCTATTCAGAGAGGGCCATTAGTCTATTGTCTGGAAGGAGCAGACAATCCGGAACCACTATATCGGATCTCCCTCCCTAAAAATGAAGTATTGCATTCACATTTTGATGAACAATTACTTGGTGGGGTTGTGAAAATAACAGGGAAAGCAGTTTTCTACAATGATTTCGAGTGGGATGGAGAACTTTATCGAACGAGTTTACCGGCACCCCGGCAATTCGAATTTACCGCTATCCCTTATTATGCTTGGGATAATCGAAAACCTGGTCAAATGCTTGTTTGGATTCCCGAAATATAA
- a CDS encoding carbohydrate ABC transporter permease translates to MAQLQSKSKEEVEYKTIRGNVRFSGMIKKNGKTFIQYAILVIVAIFMSFPIIWILSNSLKTLNGISQYPPQLIPSDPQFGNYIEILKNSNTLIYLRNTLILIVGNTVGTLISSSIVAYPLARMNFKGVNLIFSIILATMMVPTVTTIIPQFILFRHLGWLDSFLPMIVPSFFAYPYNVFLFRQFFKTIPKTLDEAAMIDGCSRWQIFTKVLVPIAKPVFITVGVLSAIYWWNELFTPLIFIDSEDLKPLTIGALTSFKVHGATNLNAWNLQMAMAMIMAIPPMLLYLFASKFLIAGIKTSGLKD, encoded by the coding sequence ATGGCACAGCTTCAAAGCAAGAGTAAAGAAGAGGTTGAGTATAAGACAATAAGAGGAAACGTTCGTTTTTCTGGGATGATCAAAAAGAATGGAAAAACATTTATTCAATATGCTATTTTGGTTATTGTCGCAATTTTTATGTCTTTTCCAATTATTTGGATTTTATCTAATTCGTTGAAAACGTTAAATGGTATTAGTCAATACCCTCCTCAACTAATACCAAGTGACCCTCAGTTCGGGAACTATATTGAAATATTAAAGAATAGCAATACGCTTATTTATTTACGAAATACATTGATTTTAATCGTTGGTAATACAGTAGGGACATTAATATCTAGTTCCATTGTTGCATATCCGTTAGCAAGAATGAATTTTAAAGGTGTAAATCTTATATTTTCCATTATTTTAGCAACAATGATGGTACCAACAGTTACAACGATTATCCCGCAGTTCATTTTATTCCGCCATTTAGGCTGGCTAGACAGCTTTCTTCCTATGATTGTACCAAGTTTTTTTGCATATCCATACAATGTATTTTTATTCCGGCAGTTTTTTAAGACAATACCAAAAACACTTGATGAAGCGGCAATGATAGATGGATGTTCTAGATGGCAAATATTCACTAAAGTGCTTGTACCAATAGCAAAACCTGTTTTCATTACCGTGGGGGTTTTGTCGGCTATTTATTGGTGGAATGAATTGTTTACACCGTTGATCTTTATCGATTCCGAAGACTTAAAACCATTAACGATTGGGGCATTAACCTCTTTTAAAGTTCACGGAGCAACCAACTTAAACGCGTGGAATTTGCAAATGGCGATGGCGATGATTATGGCTATTCCGCCAATGTTGCTATACTTGTTTGCGTCTAAGTTTTTAATTGCCGGGATTAAAACATCGGGGCTTAAAGACTGA
- a CDS encoding Uma2 family endonuclease — protein sequence MSLPKKNFISLEEFYKMRENTERILEYIDGIVFMSPSPSTRHQRISGRLHAKLFHFLEGKDCEVFHAPFDVELKNDKMEGTKIVVPDLSVVCDKSGLMENKFVGVPTLIIEILSPSNQSHDLVFKLNLYMQYGVNEYWIVNPMLNIVQMYSLNDEGQYQQLDALKEKGIAQSDVLKGFQINLEDLFK from the coding sequence GTGAGCTTACCGAAAAAAAATTTTATCTCTCTCGAAGAATTTTACAAAATGAGAGAAAATACAGAAAGAATATTAGAATATATTGACGGCATTGTCTTTATGTCACCATCACCTTCTACTAGACATCAACGAATTTCAGGAAGACTTCACGCTAAATTATTCCATTTTTTAGAAGGCAAAGATTGCGAAGTGTTCCACGCACCTTTTGATGTAGAACTAAAAAACGATAAAATGGAAGGAACGAAAATAGTGGTTCCCGATTTATCAGTGGTATGCGATAAAAGTGGATTGATGGAAAATAAATTTGTAGGAGTGCCAACACTTATTATCGAAATATTAAGCCCCTCTAACCAATCCCACGATCTCGTTTTTAAACTGAATTTATATATGCAATATGGCGTAAATGAATACTGGATCGTCAATCCAATGTTAAACATCGTGCAAATGTATTCCCTAAACGATGAAGGGCAATATCAACAGCTGGACGCGCTGAAGGAAAAAGGAATCGCTCAATCTGATGTGCTAAAGGGATTTCAAATCAACTTAGAAGATCTTTTCAAATGA
- a CDS encoding sugar ABC transporter substrate-binding protein has protein sequence MKKPYITLMSVFILIVSIVLGGCSGSGTTAKKEDGKVTISFSMWDTLDESKANFITAFEKKYPNIKVKLVNIPEDYSQKINSMIIGGTAPDVILAWEADIQRFAKSGAIDPLDKYIKKTKAFKMDDFIPAVSRLNKENGKIYGLPWCYATEFLYYNKDMFDAAGVEYPNESWTWKDFEEAAKKLTIRQGDKTVQWGADAISFPGIWYSMIGAAGDDIVDKNGNLDLSKGLRKALEFQNKLTNVDKVSPQPSVGGEVVDLFAAGKAAMTRNGSWYISSYRNNKFRWDIAPLPKEERSYASLHTGFFTINSNSKHKEEAWKFIEFMMSDEGQSMISKMYNNPSARESVAAKGDYKVAGENGPTNWDVFDKTAQFADFGYVLVNPSITNDLVSDFNAVLLGKKDIEEVIKTDVPKAQKQIEKDK, from the coding sequence ATGAAAAAACCTTATATTACTCTCATGTCCGTTTTTATTCTTATTGTATCTATCGTTTTAGGGGGGTGTAGTGGAAGCGGCACGACTGCTAAAAAAGAGGATGGAAAAGTAACGATTAGCTTTAGTATGTGGGATACGTTAGATGAAAGCAAAGCTAACTTTATCACTGCGTTTGAAAAGAAGTATCCTAATATTAAGGTGAAATTAGTGAATATTCCTGAAGATTACTCTCAGAAAATTAACTCTATGATCATTGGTGGTACGGCTCCTGATGTCATACTAGCATGGGAAGCAGATATTCAGCGTTTTGCCAAAAGTGGCGCTATCGATCCGCTCGATAAATATATTAAAAAGACAAAGGCGTTTAAAATGGATGACTTTATCCCGGCAGTTAGCCGCTTGAACAAAGAAAATGGTAAGATTTATGGATTGCCTTGGTGCTATGCAACGGAGTTTTTATATTACAACAAAGATATGTTTGATGCAGCAGGTGTTGAGTATCCAAATGAAAGTTGGACATGGAAGGATTTTGAAGAAGCTGCAAAAAAACTAACCATTCGGCAAGGAGACAAAACTGTTCAATGGGGTGCTGATGCGATTTCCTTTCCTGGAATTTGGTATTCAATGATTGGTGCAGCGGGCGATGACATCGTTGATAAAAACGGAAACCTTGATTTATCAAAAGGATTAAGAAAGGCGCTTGAATTTCAAAATAAACTTACGAATGTAGACAAAGTTTCTCCGCAACCGTCTGTCGGTGGAGAGGTTGTAGATTTATTTGCAGCAGGAAAGGCGGCAATGACACGCAATGGTAGTTGGTACATTTCCAGCTATCGCAATAACAAATTTCGTTGGGATATTGCACCACTTCCAAAGGAAGAACGATCCTATGCTTCGCTTCATACAGGGTTCTTCACCATTAATAGTAACAGTAAACATAAAGAGGAAGCTTGGAAGTTTATCGAGTTTATGATGAGCGATGAAGGACAATCAATGATTAGTAAGATGTATAATAATCCATCAGCGCGTGAGAGTGTTGCGGCGAAAGGCGATTATAAAGTTGCGGGAGAAAATGGGCCGACAAATTGGGATGTCTTTGATAAAACGGCACAGTTTGCTGATTTTGGCTATGTGCTAGTCAATCCTTCTATTACAAACGATTTGGTAAGCGATTTCAATGCTGTATTGTTAGGAAAAAAAGATATTGAAGAAGTTATTAAAACAGATGTTCCAAAAGCTCAAAAGCAAATAGAAAAAGACAAGTAA
- a CDS encoding substrate-binding domain-containing protein, with protein sequence MKKLVFIYAVLISAFILYVYHYHLEISRFRSFYQQEKALQGKVDEKYVMVTFQAGMDYWKRCQKGFEDAAQALNVSVEYRGATQYDVNEQVTVLEQVIAKKPAGIAISAINPTALTETINKAVDKGIPVVLFDSNASGSKAFSFLGTNNYNAGVTAAHKMAELLGKRGKVAVITLPYQLNHQERTKGFLETIHQEYPQMEVVAVKDGKGDSLASKEAALEILNEYPDVGGIFATEANGGVGIGEAILSLKNKKVKIISFDTDKRTLDMVKQGTISATLAQGTWNMGYWSLQFLFHLHHRLTPSLQSGYPLLPPYVDTGITVVTKENVEDFYAK encoded by the coding sequence ATGAAAAAATTAGTATTTATTTATGCCGTTTTAATTAGTGCATTTATTCTTTACGTATATCATTACCATCTGGAAATCTCCCGCTTTCGTTCTTTTTACCAACAAGAGAAAGCGCTTCAAGGCAAAGTAGATGAGAAGTATGTGATGGTGACTTTCCAAGCAGGGATGGATTATTGGAAGCGTTGTCAAAAAGGATTTGAAGACGCGGCACAGGCATTAAATGTTTCTGTAGAATATCGCGGAGCTACGCAATACGATGTAAACGAGCAAGTGACCGTGCTGGAACAAGTAATTGCAAAAAAACCGGCGGGCATTGCGATTTCGGCCATCAATCCCACTGCGTTGACGGAAACGATTAACAAGGCGGTAGATAAAGGAATCCCCGTTGTGTTGTTTGACTCTAATGCTTCTGGCAGTAAGGCGTTCTCTTTTTTGGGAACGAATAATTATAACGCAGGAGTAACGGCTGCTCACAAAATGGCTGAACTATTAGGAAAAAGAGGAAAAGTAGCAGTGATTACATTACCCTATCAGCTCAATCATCAAGAACGAACGAAAGGGTTTTTAGAGACTATTCACCAAGAATATCCGCAAATGGAAGTGGTGGCAGTAAAAGATGGGAAAGGAGATTCTCTCGCTTCCAAGGAGGCAGCATTAGAAATACTTAATGAGTATCCCGATGTGGGAGGAATATTTGCAACAGAAGCGAATGGCGGGGTTGGTATCGGTGAGGCGATATTATCATTAAAAAATAAAAAAGTAAAAATCATTAGCTTCGATACTGATAAACGAACATTAGATATGGTGAAACAAGGAACTATATCTGCTACTTTAGCGCAAGGGACTTGGAATATGGGCTACTGGTCGCTACAGTTTTTGTTTCATCTTCACCATCGCTTAACTCCTTCCTTGCAATCAGGTTATCCTTTGCTACCTCCATACGTGGATACCGGAATTACTGTAGTGACGAAAGAAAATGTAGAAGATTTTTATGCGAAGTAA
- a CDS encoding sugar ABC transporter permease: MRKNAWKENLSAYAFLSPWIIGFLLFTGGPIIVSFLLSFTKWNLLGSPRFIGWENYKYMFSGESDFLNSLKVTILFTVINVSVSVIASLFLAVLLNFKVKYISIFQFFYFVPAVMPSVVMACVFKLMFNKELGVVNYLLSLIGVDHPPNWLSDSFWVWPTLAIASIFTYATGQMMLIFHSSLKEVPKELYEACDLDGANFMQRFFYVTLPSISPIILFNTVVATINSFNSSFTLIYPLTNGGPDNATEVLSLSIYKNAFKLFDMGYASALAVVLFIIVALVSALQFRLSRNWVHYD; encoded by the coding sequence ATGAGGAAGAACGCTTGGAAGGAAAATCTCTCAGCATATGCTTTTCTTTCCCCTTGGATCATAGGGTTTCTTTTGTTCACAGGTGGGCCTATTATCGTTTCGTTTCTTTTAAGCTTCACAAAATGGAATTTATTAGGAAGCCCGCGGTTTATTGGATGGGAAAATTATAAATATATGTTTTCAGGAGAGTCAGACTTTTTAAATTCACTAAAAGTAACCATATTGTTCACTGTCATCAATGTATCGGTCAGTGTTATAGCTTCTTTGTTTTTAGCTGTTCTGTTAAACTTTAAAGTTAAATATATAAGTATTTTTCAATTTTTCTATTTTGTGCCTGCAGTAATGCCTAGTGTAGTGATGGCATGTGTATTCAAATTAATGTTTAACAAAGAGTTAGGTGTCGTAAACTACTTATTATCTCTAATAGGGGTAGATCATCCGCCGAACTGGCTAAGCGATAGTTTTTGGGTATGGCCTACTTTAGCGATAGCAAGCATATTTACTTATGCCACTGGGCAAATGATGTTGATTTTTCATTCAAGCCTTAAGGAAGTGCCAAAAGAGCTATATGAAGCTTGTGATTTAGATGGAGCCAATTTTATGCAAAGGTTTTTCTATGTCACTTTACCATCGATCTCACCAATCATTTTATTTAATACGGTAGTTGCGACTATTAATTCGTTTAATAGCTCCTTTACACTCATTTATCCTCTTACAAATGGAGGGCCGGATAATGCAACAGAAGTGTTAAGTTTAAGCATCTATAAAAATGCATTTAAATTGTTTGATATGGGCTATGCTTCTGCTTTAGCAGTGGTATTATTTATCATTGTTGCACTAGTATCTGCGCTTCAATTCCGATTATCTAGAAACTGGGTGCACTATGATTAA
- the pcp gene encoding pyroglutamyl-peptidase I, translating into MKKLLLTGFVPFLEFPINPTEQIAKNLDEKIIGDYQVYGRILPVDFSESAAKCLEYLEQIQPDVVISLGLAAGRTKITPERIAINCKDGGPDNRGMQAQDERIVEDGPAAYFSTLPVRRFVNVLNEKGYPAQISNTAGTYLCNNVMYSVLHKVQSENMPVKAGFVHLPASHELAIQKPTLPSWSQEDLQKAVMCMIEALD; encoded by the coding sequence ATGAAAAAACTTTTATTAACGGGTTTTGTTCCGTTTTTAGAATTTCCTATTAATCCTACGGAACAAATTGCAAAAAATCTGGATGAAAAAATCATTGGAGATTATCAAGTTTATGGGCGTATACTTCCGGTGGACTTTTCGGAATCTGCGGCAAAATGCTTGGAATACTTGGAACAGATCCAACCGGATGTAGTGATTTCCCTTGGGCTCGCGGCAGGGCGTACAAAAATTACTCCAGAACGAATTGCTATTAATTGTAAAGACGGGGGTCCTGATAATCGGGGGATGCAGGCGCAAGACGAGCGGATTGTCGAGGATGGACCAGCAGCCTATTTTTCGACATTACCGGTCCGCCGTTTTGTCAATGTTTTAAATGAAAAAGGATACCCTGCGCAAATTTCCAATACAGCGGGAACATATTTATGCAATAATGTGATGTATTCCGTTTTGCATAAAGTGCAGAGCGAAAACATGCCTGTAAAAGCTGGATTTGTTCATCTTCCTGCTTCGCACGAATTAGCCATTCAGAAACCAACTCTCCCAAGCTGGTCGCAAGAAGACTTGCAAAAAGCGGTGATGTGCATGATCGAAGCATTAGATTAG
- a CDS encoding DUF3899 domain-containing protein, with amino-acid sequence MMLYFSTFFCTAAVLLLTKMIYGVNTLTFINQCFLYGLTILVVGACIFIYQTGFFRFFFKGFRQMYQFIVPKPKILIREEERLANDVWWKEWRSRTLNNVKKILLGIGTGSIFISLIYYIKEF; translated from the coding sequence ATGATGCTGTATTTCAGCACATTTTTTTGCACTGCTGCTGTTTTGCTGCTGACGAAGATGATATATGGGGTCAATACGCTTACTTTTATTAATCAATGCTTTTTATATGGCCTCACTATATTGGTGGTTGGGGCATGCATTTTTATTTACCAAACAGGGTTTTTTCGTTTTTTCTTCAAAGGATTTCGGCAAATGTATCAGTTTATTGTGCCTAAACCAAAGATACTAATTCGTGAAGAAGAAAGGCTGGCTAATGACGTTTGGTGGAAAGAGTGGAGAAGCAGAACGCTCAATAATGTCAAGAAAATTTTGCTAGGCATTGGCACAGGTTCTATATTTATATCTTTAATCTACTATATAAAAGAATTTTAG
- a CDS encoding nitronate monooxygenase, protein MLNTISVPIIQAPMAGGVSTPALAAAVSNAGGLGFLAGGYKTAEEMRKEIAAVREMTDKPFGVNVFVPSEEDVDEKALLRYRQVLEKEAERFGAQLGEAKWDDDDWEAKLAVLYEEKVPVVSFTFGCPSPDIIAKLKDNGSFVIVTVTSTEEALIAKQAGANALCVQGSEAGGHRASFRNNAASHENDSLLVLLQQIREAANIPLVAAGGIMSGRDIAAVLAAGACAAQLGTAFLRCPESGANPLHKNALVDPQFSATAVTRAFTGRPARGLVNRFLIEYDKLAPAAYPHIHHMTKQLRKAAAQANDPQAMSLWAGQGYRLAKDMPAGEIVQLLMKELREMVNK, encoded by the coding sequence ATGCTGAATACCATTTCTGTTCCAATTATTCAAGCGCCGATGGCTGGAGGTGTTTCAACTCCAGCGCTGGCTGCGGCTGTATCGAATGCAGGAGGGCTTGGTTTTTTGGCAGGTGGTTATAAAACGGCGGAAGAAATGCGCAAAGAAATTGCCGCAGTCCGGGAGATGACCGATAAGCCGTTTGGCGTTAACGTTTTTGTCCCGAGCGAAGAAGACGTGGACGAGAAAGCGCTGCTTCGTTATCGACAAGTGTTGGAGAAAGAAGCGGAACGATTCGGCGCGCAGCTTGGGGAGGCAAAATGGGATGATGATGATTGGGAAGCAAAGCTCGCTGTTTTGTATGAAGAAAAAGTTCCTGTAGTAAGCTTTACATTTGGTTGCCCTTCACCTGATATTATCGCAAAATTGAAAGACAACGGTTCGTTTGTCATCGTGACTGTGACATCAACGGAAGAAGCGTTGATCGCCAAACAGGCAGGGGCGAACGCATTGTGTGTGCAAGGGTCAGAGGCGGGTGGACATCGAGCGTCATTTCGCAATAACGCCGCTTCCCATGAAAATGACAGCTTGCTTGTTTTATTGCAACAAATTCGTGAAGCGGCCAATATTCCGCTGGTTGCCGCCGGAGGAATCATGAGCGGGCGCGATATCGCCGCGGTGCTTGCAGCGGGGGCGTGCGCTGCTCAATTAGGTACGGCGTTCTTGCGCTGCCCGGAAAGCGGTGCAAATCCGCTGCATAAAAACGCATTAGTCGATCCGCAATTTTCAGCCACTGCAGTTACCCGCGCCTTTACAGGGCGCCCTGCCCGCGGATTGGTGAACCGCTTCCTGATCGAATATGATAAGCTGGCCCCTGCGGCATATCCGCACATTCACCATATGACAAAGCAGCTTCGCAAAGCAGCTGCTCAAGCAAACGATCCGCAGGCGATGTCTTTATGGGCCGGGCAAGGATATCGCTTGGCGAAAGATATGCCGGCTGGAGAGATTGTACAGTTGTTAATGAAGGAATTGAGAGAGATGGTGAATAAATAG